The proteins below come from a single Anaerolineales bacterium genomic window:
- the mazG gene encoding nucleoside triphosphate pyrophosphohydrolase yields the protein MPVKIVIVGLGPGGKGLVTQEVYAALAAAPEVWVRTARHPAVEELPQVAWKPMDSIYEREDDFTAVYETIAAEILRLARRPEGVTYAVPGSPRVGESTVARILAGAKAGGLGVRVLEGLSFVEPALGVLGVDALDGLHVSDAVELAARHHPPFPPSAHALAAQLYSRTLAGEVKLTLMNQYPEEHPVKLIHAAGTRDRSVEELPLHQIDRSGRIAHLTTLYIPPRSGAFEEFQETIARLRAPDGCPWDREQTHRSLRGNLLEEAYEVLEAIDRGDARGMAEEFGDLLLQILLHAQIATEAGDFRMADVVAGVDEKIHRRHPHVFGGEKVDGVGQVLTNWEQIKAAERGEKEKAGKGLFNGVPPALPALEQAVSYQKRAARVGFDWPAIEGVKAKVAEELEELANARDEAEREHELGDVFFALVNLARWLKLNPESALRESNARFRQRFGRVEAGAARLGKPLKEMTLEEMDALWEAAKAEK from the coding sequence ATGCCGGTTAAAATCGTCATCGTCGGGCTGGGACCGGGGGGGAAGGGGCTGGTCACACAGGAGGTGTACGCGGCGCTCGCCGCCGCGCCGGAAGTGTGGGTCCGCACCGCGCGCCACCCGGCGGTGGAGGAACTGCCGCAGGTCGCCTGGAAGCCGATGGATTCGATCTACGAGCGGGAGGACGATTTCACCGCGGTCTACGAAACGATCGCGGCCGAAATCCTGCGCCTCGCCCGGCGGCCGGAGGGCGTGACCTACGCGGTGCCCGGCAGTCCGCGGGTCGGCGAATCCACCGTGGCGCGCATCCTGGCGGGAGCGAAGGCCGGCGGCCTGGGGGTGCGGGTCCTTGAGGGGCTGTCGTTCGTCGAACCCGCGCTCGGCGTGCTGGGCGTGGACGCGCTGGACGGGCTGCACGTTTCCGACGCGGTCGAACTTGCCGCGCGGCACCACCCGCCGTTCCCGCCTTCCGCCCATGCGCTCGCGGCCCAGCTGTATTCGCGCACGCTGGCCGGGGAAGTCAAACTGACGCTGATGAACCAGTATCCGGAGGAGCATCCGGTGAAGCTGATCCACGCGGCGGGGACGCGGGACCGGTCGGTGGAGGAACTGCCGCTGCATCAAATCGACCGCAGCGGGCGGATCGCCCACCTGACGACGCTTTACATTCCGCCCCGCTCCGGGGCCTTCGAGGAATTCCAGGAGACGATCGCGCGCCTGCGGGCGCCGGACGGCTGCCCGTGGGACCGCGAGCAAACCCACCGCTCGCTGCGGGGCAACCTGCTCGAGGAGGCCTACGAGGTCCTCGAGGCGATCGACCGCGGGGATGCGCGGGGGATGGCCGAGGAATTCGGCGACTTGCTGCTGCAGATCCTCCTTCACGCGCAGATCGCGACCGAGGCGGGCGATTTCCGCATGGCCGACGTGGTGGCCGGGGTCGACGAAAAGATCCACCGCCGCCACCCGCACGTCTTCGGCGGGGAGAAGGTCGACGGAGTCGGCCAGGTGCTTACGAATTGGGAGCAGATCAAGGCCGCGGAACGCGGCGAAAAAGAGAAAGCCGGAAAAGGATTGTTCAACGGCGTGCCGCCCGCGCTGCCCGCGCTCGAGCAGGCCGTCAGCTACCAGAAGCGCGCGGCGCGGGTCGGGTTCGATTGGCCGGCGATCGAGGGGGTGAAGGCCAAGGTGGCCGAGGAACTCGAGGAATTGGCGAACGCGCGGGACGAGGCGGAGCGCGAGCACGAGCTGGGGGACGTGTTCTTCGCCCTCGTCAACCTGGCGCGCTGGCTTAAGCTGAATCCCGAATCCGCCTTGCGCGAATCCAACGCCCGCTTCCGCCAGCGCTTCGGGCGGGTGGAGGCGGGCGCGGCCCGGCTCGGCAAGCCGCTGAAAGAGATGACCCTCGAGGAAATGGACGCGCTGTGGGAAGCGGCGAAAGCGGAAAAATGA
- the rpsI gene encoding 30S ribosomal protein S9 gives MATKYFEGVGRRKESTARVRIIPDGNALTVNGKEAKEFFTRVGDLERAFSALRAAGRENQLTVSALVSGGGVTGQTEAVRQGVARALVKMDETLRPTLRKEGLLTRDDRMKERKKPGLKRARKAPTYTKR, from the coding sequence ATGGCGACCAAATATTTCGAAGGCGTCGGAAGGCGCAAGGAAAGCACCGCCCGCGTGCGGATCATTCCGGACGGCAACGCGCTGACCGTGAACGGCAAAGAAGCCAAAGAGTTTTTCACCCGCGTGGGCGACCTTGAGCGCGCCTTTTCGGCGCTCCGGGCGGCGGGACGGGAGAACCAACTGACGGTCAGCGCGCTCGTGTCGGGCGGCGGTGTGACCGGGCAGACCGAAGCCGTGCGGCAGGGCGTGGCCCGCGCGCTGGTGAAGATGGACGAAACCCTCCGCCCCACGCTGCGCAAGGAAGGTCTGCTCACCCGCGACGACCGAATGAAGGAGCGCAAGAAACCGGGCCTCAAGCGGGCCCGCAAGGCGCCCACTTACACCAAGCGGTAG
- the rplM gene encoding 50S ribosomal protein L13: protein MEKTFIPKASDLKREWYVIDAEGEVLGRLASKVATVLLGKHKPTFTPGVPVGDGVIVINAGKIRVTGKKLTDKIYYHHSGYPGGMKSISLRDQLAKHPDRVIRAAVWGMLPHNKRGKSIIKWLKVYAGAEHKHGSQHPKPLA, encoded by the coding sequence GTGGAAAAAACATTCATCCCGAAAGCATCCGATCTTAAACGGGAATGGTACGTCATCGACGCCGAAGGCGAAGTGCTCGGCCGGCTGGCCAGCAAGGTGGCGACCGTCCTGCTGGGCAAGCACAAACCGACCTTCACCCCGGGCGTCCCCGTCGGCGACGGCGTGATCGTCATCAACGCCGGAAAGATCCGAGTCACCGGCAAGAAGCTGACGGACAAGATCTACTACCACCATTCCGGGTATCCGGGCGGGATGAAAAGCATTTCGCTTCGCGACCAGCTCGCCAAGCATCCGGACCGGGTGATCCGCGCCGCGGTGTGGGGCATGCTGCCGCACAACAAACGCGGCAAATCCATCATCAAGTGGCTCAAGGTGTATGCCGGAGCCGAACACAAACACGGGAGCCAGCACCCCAAGCCGCTGGCGTAA
- the truA gene encoding tRNA pseudouridine(38-40) synthase TruA, producing the protein MGRYQATIAYDGTAFRGFQAQPDFRTVEGELRSALAALGWRGQTLLSGGRTDAGVHAAGQVIAFDLEWRHPPEVLQRALNALLPDDVACPALSRAEPDFHPRYGALRRCYRYRAILTPWPDPLRERYALRVWPEPDLERMAAAARALPGRHDFGAFGSAPRKGSHTVRTVLRAEWRRSGDELEFWIEADSFLFRMVRRITGTLLQIGLGRREQTAVAGLLERPPRGRAAAPAAASGLCLMRIEYPGPLAL; encoded by the coding sequence GTGGGACGTTACCAGGCTACGATCGCCTACGATGGAACCGCCTTCCGGGGGTTCCAGGCCCAGCCGGATTTCCGCACGGTGGAAGGCGAACTGCGCTCCGCGCTGGCGGCCCTCGGCTGGCGCGGGCAAACCCTGCTCTCCGGAGGACGGACCGACGCCGGCGTACACGCGGCCGGGCAGGTGATCGCCTTCGACCTGGAATGGCGCCATCCGCCGGAGGTATTGCAGAGGGCGCTCAACGCGCTCCTGCCGGACGATGTCGCCTGTCCGGCGCTGAGCAGGGCGGAGCCGGATTTCCATCCGCGCTACGGCGCCCTGCGGCGCTGCTACCGCTACCGGGCGATCCTCACGCCGTGGCCCGACCCTTTGCGGGAGCGGTACGCGTTGCGGGTGTGGCCGGAGCCGGATCTGGAGCGGATGGCGGCGGCGGCGCGGGCGCTCCCGGGCAGGCACGATTTCGGCGCCTTCGGCAGCGCCCCGCGCAAAGGCTCGCACACGGTGCGAACGGTTCTGCGGGCGGAGTGGCGGCGCAGCGGCGACGAATTGGAATTCTGGATCGAAGCGGATTCGTTTTTATTCCGCATGGTGCGCAGGATCACGGGGACGCTGCTGCAGATCGGCCTCGGCCGCCGCGAGCAAACGGCGGTCGCCGGTTTGCTGGAACGCCCCCCTCGGGGAAGGGCCGCGGCCCCCGCGGCGGCGAGTGGGTTATGCCTGATGCGGATCGAGTATCCCGGCCCCCTTGCCCTCTGA
- the rplQ gene encoding 50S ribosomal protein L17, translating into MRHQIAGKKLGRSSGHRTSLRRTLINEILEHERIHTTRAKALAVRGELEKLVTLAKRGIAGGDQKMVHARRVAAARLASPAMVKRLFDDIAPRYEKTNGGYTRVLRLGQRKGDAAEMVLLEFVE; encoded by the coding sequence ATGCGACACCAGATTGCCGGAAAAAAACTCGGCCGCTCCAGCGGACACCGAACTTCGCTGCGGCGGACCCTGATCAACGAGATCCTGGAGCACGAACGGATCCACACCACGCGCGCTAAAGCGTTGGCGGTGCGCGGCGAGTTGGAGAAGCTGGTCACCCTCGCCAAGCGCGGGATCGCCGGCGGAGACCAGAAGATGGTCCATGCCCGCCGGGTGGCGGCCGCGCGCCTTGCCAGCCCCGCCATGGTCAAGCGGCTGTTCGACGACATCGCCCCGCGCTACGAAAAAACCAACGGCGGCTACACCCGCGTACTGCGCCTGGGGCAGCGCAAGGGGGATGCGGCCGAAATGGTTCTGCTGGAGTTCGTCGAGTAA
- a CDS encoding DNA-directed RNA polymerase subunit alpha → MSISTNMVMPKIERDAVSQNYARFVLSPLESGYGITLGNALRRVLLSSLEGASVTSVRISDVSHEFSSIPGIKEDVTQLLLQIKQMRLRMVSGETARLRLEVSGEGTVTAADVVPPPEVEVVNPDLYLFTVDDPKTKLDVEFTVQKGRGYSPSDERGRMPIGELPVDAIFSPVRRVNFDVERSRVGQDTNYDRLVIEVWTDGTIRPEEALSQSARILIAHLRDLAGVSEESLTIGTTEAVAPKISSEILETPIEQLDLSVRVFNSLKRTGITTVGEVLELLNKGEDAVLSIRNFGEKSLDELREKLREKGFLRGPETEPAEAPREPQME, encoded by the coding sequence GTGAGCATATCCACCAACATGGTCATGCCCAAGATCGAGCGCGACGCCGTCTCGCAGAATTACGCGCGCTTCGTGCTCAGCCCGCTGGAAAGCGGATACGGGATCACGCTCGGCAACGCCCTGCGCCGGGTGCTGCTTTCCTCGCTGGAGGGCGCCAGCGTCACCTCGGTGCGGATTTCCGACGTGTCGCACGAATTTTCCAGCATTCCCGGGATTAAGGAAGACGTCACCCAGCTCCTGCTGCAGATCAAGCAGATGCGGCTGCGGATGGTCTCCGGAGAGACGGCGCGGCTGCGCCTGGAGGTGAGCGGCGAAGGCACCGTCACCGCGGCCGACGTCGTACCGCCGCCGGAGGTGGAAGTGGTCAACCCGGACCTCTACCTGTTCACGGTCGACGATCCGAAAACCAAGCTCGACGTGGAATTCACGGTCCAGAAGGGGCGCGGGTACTCGCCCTCCGACGAACGCGGCCGGATGCCGATCGGCGAATTGCCGGTGGACGCGATCTTCTCGCCCGTGCGCCGGGTGAATTTCGACGTGGAACGCTCCCGGGTCGGGCAGGACACCAATTACGACCGCCTGGTCATCGAAGTCTGGACCGACGGGACGATCCGGCCGGAAGAGGCGCTCAGCCAAAGCGCGCGGATCCTGATCGCCCACCTGCGCGACTTGGCCGGGGTGAGCGAGGAAAGCCTGACCATCGGCACGACCGAAGCCGTGGCGCCGAAGATCTCGAGCGAAATCCTCGAGACGCCGATCGAACAGCTCGACCTTTCGGTGCGGGTGTTCAACTCTCTCAAGCGCACCGGGATCACCACCGTCGGCGAGGTTCTCGAGCTGCTGAACAAGGGCGAAGACGCCGTGCTTTCCATCCGCAACTTCGGCGAAAAAAGCCTCGACGAACTGCGGGAGAAACTGCGCGAGAAGGGATTCCTGCGCGGTCCGGAAACCGAACCAGCGGAAGCCCCCCGCGAACCTCAGATGGAGTAG
- the rpsD gene encoding 30S ribosomal protein S4: protein MSKRIGPACKQCRREGDKLFLKGERCLGGKCAFDRRGFAPGQHGKEAQFKRQRLSDYARQLREKQKARRVYGILEAQFRRYYQEALKKRGMTGLNLLQILESRLDNVVFRMGFAESRAKARTLVTHGHFNVNGRRTDVPSVVLRPGDLIAVRDGSRNRTYFKGLAEASENRTVPTWINRDLEKLSGSIAKLPERHELSDIRLNEQLIVEFYSR, encoded by the coding sequence ATGTCGAAGAGAATTGGACCGGCTTGCAAGCAATGCCGGCGCGAGGGCGATAAACTCTTCTTAAAGGGCGAGCGTTGCCTGGGGGGGAAGTGCGCCTTCGACCGGCGCGGATTTGCCCCGGGCCAGCACGGCAAAGAGGCGCAGTTCAAGCGCCAGAGGCTTTCCGACTACGCCCGCCAGCTGCGCGAGAAGCAGAAGGCGCGGCGGGTGTACGGGATCCTCGAGGCGCAGTTCCGGCGCTACTACCAGGAGGCGCTCAAGAAGCGCGGCATGACCGGCTTGAATCTGCTGCAGATCCTCGAAAGCCGGCTCGACAACGTCGTCTTCCGGATGGGATTCGCCGAAAGCCGGGCCAAGGCCCGGACTCTCGTCACCCACGGGCACTTCAACGTCAACGGGAGGAGGACCGACGTCCCCTCGGTGGTACTGCGGCCGGGCGACTTGATCGCAGTCCGCGACGGCTCCCGCAACCGGACCTATTTCAAGGGGCTGGCCGAAGCTTCGGAGAACCGGACCGTGCCGACCTGGATCAACCGGGATTTGGAGAAGCTTTCGGGCTCGATCGCCAAGCTTCCCGAACGGCACGAGCTGAGCGACATCCGACTGAACGAACAGCTGATCGTCGAGTTCTACTCGCGGTAA
- the rpsK gene encoding 30S ribosomal protein S11 codes for MAGTGTTRGASRAGSKKGKRSVAYGQAHVYASFNNTIVTVTDGQGNTVSWASAGTSGFKGSRKSTPFAARMAAQQAAKAAQDMGMQEIDLFINGPGPGREAAIRAIQGAGLKVRSIRDVTPVPHNGCRPPKKRRV; via the coding sequence ATGGCAGGAACAGGAACCACTCGCGGCGCCTCGCGCGCCGGCAGCAAGAAAGGCAAGCGGTCGGTCGCCTACGGACAGGCGCACGTTTACGCTTCCTTCAACAACACCATCGTCACGGTGACGGACGGGCAGGGCAACACCGTCTCGTGGGCCAGCGCGGGAACCTCCGGATTCAAGGGTTCCCGGAAGAGCACGCCCTTTGCCGCCCGGATGGCCGCCCAGCAGGCGGCCAAAGCGGCGCAGGATATGGGCATGCAGGAAATCGATCTGTTCATCAACGGGCCGGGGCCGGGCCGCGAGGCCGCCATCCGCGCGATCCAAGGGGCGGGGTTGAAAGTCCGCTCGATCCGGGACGTCACCCCCGTTCCGCACAACGGATGCCGTCCACCGAAGAAGCGCCGGGTCTAG